Genomic DNA from Actinopolymorpha sp. NPDC004070:
GCTCGCGATGAAGAGCACCGACACCGAGGCCGCCGTCCGCGCCCTGGCCGCCGTGGCCGACCCGGCGACGCCGGTGGTGTGCGTGCAGAACGGCGTGGCCAACGAGGCCACCGTGCTGCGGCACTTCGCCAACGTCTACGGCGTGCACGTGATGTTCCCCGCGACCCACCTCACCCCTGGCGTGGTGCAGGCGCAGTCGGCCCCGGTGACCGGCATCCTGGACCTCGGCCGCTACCCGCGCGGAGTGGACGACACCGCCGAGCGGATCGCGGCGGCGTTCCGGTCCGCGACGTTCGCCTGCGAGCCGCGGCAGGACATCATGCGCGGCAAGTACGTCAAACTGCTGGGCAACCTCGGCAACGCCATCGACGCGCTGTGCGGCCGTTCCGACGACGCCGACGGCGACGACCCGCGGGAGATCGTCGAGCGGCTGCGCGCGGAGGGCACGGCGGTGCTCGAGGTGGCCGGCATCGAGTTCATGTCGTTCGAGGAGGACCGTGCCCGGCGCGGCGACCTGATCCAGGTCCGCCCGGTCAACGGCCAGTCCCGCACCGGAAGCTCCTCCTGGCAGAGCCTGGCCCGGGCCACGGGAGCGATCGAGGCCGACCACCTGAACGGCGAGATCGTGCTGCTCGGCCGCCTGCACGGCGTACCCACGCCCGCGAACGAGCTCGCCCGCCGGTTGGCCAACCAGGCGGCCCGGGCGGGCGATCCGCCCGGTTCGCTCCGGGTCGCGGACTTCTGGAAGCTGCTGGAGGCGGCCGAGGCGGAGGAGTCGGCCGCGTCCACGGGCGTCGGCTGAGCCGCCTGAGTCGGCAGGACGCCCGAGCCGGAGCAGGCCGTACTCCCCACGTCGTAGGGAAGCCGCCCGCTCCGGACGGATGCCGACCGGTGCCCCGGTGACCTAGCGTTCCCTCGTGACCTCCCCTCCCGCCACCCCCTCGCCCGGCAACCCGGGTCGGCGGTTCTGGCGCGCGGTCGGGTCGTGGCCGGTGAAGCTGCCGATCGTGCTGGCGTTCCTCCAGGTGGGCGGAACCCTCGGCGCCGCGCACAACCAGCCGGACGCCAGGCCGGTCGACGCGCTGGCGGTCGTGCTGCTGCTCCTCGGTCCGGCCGCGCTGGTGTTCCGCCGGGCACGGCCGGTCGCCGCGCTGTACTTCGTGATGGGGGTGTCGTTCGCCTACATCCTGATCGGCTACCCGTACGGCCCGTTCTTCCTCTCCGCGATCGTGGCGTTGTTCGAGGCGGTGAGGTACGGCCACCGCCTGGCGGCCTGGCTGACCGCCGGCGCGGTCTACTTCGGCCACATCGCCTACCGCTGGGAGTCCGGCGAGGGGCCCGGCCTCGTCGCGGCGACCGTGGTCGCCGGCTGGCTGCTGGCGGTGCTGATCGGCTCGGAGCTCAACCGCATCCGCGAGGAACGTGTCGAGGAGAGCCGGCGGGCCAAGGCCGCCGAGGCCGCGGGCCGGGTGAGCGAGGAACGCCTGCGGATCGCCCGCGAACTGCACGACGTGGTGGCGCACAACATCTCGCTGATCAACGTGCAGGCCGGAGTGGCGCTGCACCTGATGGACGCCCAGCCCGAGCAGGCCCGGACCGCGCTCACCGCGATCAAGCAGGCCAGCAAGGAGGCGCTGGTCGAGCTGCGTTCGGTGCTCGGTGTCCTGCGGCAGGTCGACGAACCCGGACCGCGCCGGCCGGCGCCCAGCCTGCGCCGGCTGAGCGACCTGGCGGCCAGCACCCGGGCGGCCGGGCTCGACGTCCGGGTGAACGTGGAGGGTACGCCGGAGCCGCTGCCGTCCAGCGTGGACACCGCGGCGTACCGGATCGTGCAGGAGGCGCTCACCAACGTCCTCCGGCACGCCGGCGCCCGCTCGGCCGTGGTGCGCGTCGCCTACGCCGAGCAGACCGTGGCGGTCGAGGTGACCGACGACGGGTGCGGTACGCCGGCCGCCGCAGCCGGGGGCGGAGAAGGCGGTACCGATGGAGGTGCCGGTGTCGGTGACGCGGACGGTGCCGGCGGCGGCAGTGGCCTGCCCGGCATGCGCGAACGGGTCGGTGCGCTCGGCGGCCGGCTGACCGTAGGACCATTGCCGGGCGGAGGTTTCCGGGTGTACGCGGAGTTGCCGCGGGAGGGAGCACCATGATCTCGGTCCTGCTCGCCGACGACCAGGCGCTGGTGCGCGCCGGTTTCCGGTCCCTGCTGGCCGCCGAACCCGACATCGAGGTGGTCGCCGAGGCCGCCGACGGCGCCCAGGCGGTGGAGCACGCGCTGGCGAAGCGCCCGGACGTCGTCCTGATGGACATCCGGATGCCCGACATGGACGGGCTGGAGGCGACCCGCCGGATCGTCGCCGAACCCGAACTGGCCGGCGTGCACGTGGTCATCCTCACCACGTTCGACCTGGACGAGTACGTCTTCGAGGCGCTGCGTACGGGCGCGAGCGGCTTCCTGGTCAAGGACACCGAGCCGGTGGAGCTGCTGCGCGGCGTACGCGCGGTGGCCTCCGGGGACGCGCTGCTGTCGCCCGGTGTGACCCGGCGGCTGATCGCGGAGTTCGCCAACCGGTCGAAGGAGCCGGTACGCGGCGCCGACCTGGCCGCGCTGACCGAACGCGAACGCGAGGTGCTCGCCCTGGTCGCCGAGGGGCTGTCCAACGACGAGATCGCCGCCCGGCTGGTGGTCAGCCCGGCCACCGCGAAGACGCACGTCAGCCGGGCGATGATCAAGCTGGGTGCGCGGGACCGGGCGCAGCTGGTGGTGTTCGCGTACGAGGCCGGACTGGTGCGGCCCGGCTGGCTGGGCTGAGGCCCCGGCCGGACCGCAACCGCAACCGCAACCGCCTATCGCCTGGGCACCCAGCCGGACTGCTGCGCGTCCGGACTCTCCGGCCCCCGATGGCGTACGGGCGGTGCCGGCGGTCGCCCCGAAGAAGCCGGCGCGGCCGGACGACCCAACCCGCCCGGTCCGCCCAACCCGCCCGGGGCCTCCGCCGCGGGAACCGGGCGCACCAGCTCTGCCGCCCTGGTCACGATCTCCTGGGCCGCCGCGAGGGTGCCCGGCGCGAGGTCGCCCAGCCGGGCCAGCCCGTCCGCCCGGATCGCCTTGTCGTGCGGGACGCGGACGACGGCGGCGAGCCGGTCGCGTACCGGCGCGAGCTCACCGTCCATCCAGCGCGGCGGGTCGGTGCCGGCGACGTCGACCACCGCGGCCACCATCCGGTCGACGGCCAGGCCGTCGTGTTCGAGGACCTGCACCAGCCGGGCCAGGGCGGCCGCGCCGAAGCCGCTCGCCGAGGTGACCAGCACGGGCACCGCGTCGGGCCGGCGGGACCACTCGTCCAGCGCCGAGGGCCGAACGGCGTTACGGGCGGCGACGTGGGCCAGCGCGACCGGTGTCGAGGTGTCCACCACTCCGGCGAACCAGCCGCCGGTCTCCAGCAGGTGGGCGTACCACCGCGGGTCCTCGGGCACCGCGACCGGCGGCCGGGTCCACGGCCGGGCGTCGGTGAGGACGTCGTACCCCGGTCCGTCGGCGGCGTCCGCACCGAGGTCGGGCAGGTCGTCGCCCCGGCGGCGCCGGCGCACCGGAACGGACCGGCGCAGCGCGGCGTCGCGCACCGCGTCGGGGTCGAGGGGACGGCCTGGGGGAACCAGCGCTGCGGGCAGGCCCACCGCCTCGTCGCGGGAGACGTCGCGGACGGCACCTCCGGTGACGCCGAGGCCGAGCCAGTCCGCCCACGGCGAGGCACCCCGGGGCACCGTGTCGACCAGCACCGTGCGGGTGGTCGGCGCGAGCACCTGGGCGAGCAGCCCGGCCAGCGCCGAACGTCCTACACCGCCGTTCGCACCCAGCACCGGAAGGAGGGCGCGGACTCCGCGGGGCAGCATGGCGCCCGCACCCCGCCTGCTCGATCCGCGCCTCTTCACCGGTCGAGGATAGCCGCGACGAGGGACTGACGCGCGCCCGCCGAGACGACGGGAGCGGCCGGCGACGTCGTTGTCGCCGGCCGCTCCACGGACCGTCGTTGCCTACATGTCAACTACTGCTTGACAGCACCGGCCGCGAGGTCGGCGAGGAACTGCCGGGCGCCGAGGAAGAACACGATGATCAGCGGGATCACCGCGAGCAGCGTGCCGGCCATCACCATGCTGTAGTCGGTGTTGTAGAGGCCGTTCAGCTGCGACAGCGCCACCTGCAGCGTCTGGCGGCCCGGGTCGATCAGCACCACCAACGGCCAGAAGTAGTCGTTCCAGGCGTTGATGAAGGTGAAGATCCCGAGGAACGCCAGCGCCGGCCGCAGCAGCGGAACCGCCACGTGCCAGTACTGCCGCCAGAAGTTGCAGCCGTCGATCCGGGCGGCGTCCAGGAGTTCGGCACTCACCGCGCCCTGGGCGTACTGCCGGAGCAGGAAGATGCCGAACGCGTTCACCGCGCCCGGCACGATCAGTGCCTGGAACGAACCCACCCAGCCGAAGTTCGCCATGATGACGAACGACGGCACCGTGGACAGCTGGGACGGGATCATGAACGTCACCAGCAGCACGACGAACAGCAGGTTCTTGGCCGGGAAGTCGAACTTCGCGAACGCGAACGCCGCGATCGAGTCGAAGAACAACACCAGCACCGTCGTCACCACCGCCACGAAGATCGTGTTGGCGGTGGAGCCGAGCAGGTTCACGCTGTCGAACACCTTGTGGAAGTTCTCCAGCAGGTGCGTGCCCGGCAGCAGTTCCGGCGGGAACTTGAAGATGTCCTGCGTCGTCCGGCTGGCCATCACGAACATCCAGTAGAACGGGAAGATCGAGACGGCGACGCCGAGAAGGAGCAGCACGTGGGTGACGACCGACCACACGCGCCGGGCGGCGACGGCGTTCATGCGCGCACTCCCTTCCGCGAACCGCGGTTACCGGCGCCCTGCACCAGCCGCCAGTTGATCAGCGAGAACAGAATCATGATCACGAACAGGCCCCAGCCGATCGCGGCGCCGTAGCCGAACTGGTTGTTGATGAACGCCTGCTGGTAGAGGTAGAGCACCATCGTCGTGCCCTCCGACCCCGGCCCGCCGCCGTTGCCCACCAGCACCTGCGGCTCGGTGAACAACTGCATGCCGCCGATGGTGGAGGTGATGACGGTGAAGAGGATGATCGGGCGCAGCAGCGGAACCGTGATGCGGAAGAACACCTGCCACAGGCTCGCGCCGTCGACCTTCGCGGCCTCGTACAACTCGGTCGGGATCGCCTGCAGGCCGGCGAGATAGATGATCGCGTTGTAGCCGGTCCATCGCCAGATCACCATGGCGGCGATGGCGACCTTGATGCCCCACGGCGTGTTCAGCCACTCGACCGTGTCCAGGTGCAGCCCTTCCAGGGCGGCGTTCAGCAGGCCGAAGTTGTTGCTGAAGATCGAGCCGAAGATGATCGCGATCGCCACGATCGAGGTGACGTTGGGGATGAAGTACGCGATGCGGTAGGCGCTGCGGCCGCGGATCTGCTGGTTCAGCATGAACGCGATGACCAGCGCGAAGAACAGCATCGGGATCGTGGAGATGAACCAGATCTGGAAGGTGTTGACGATCGACTTCCAGAAGATCGGGTCCGACAGCATGAACTGGTACTGCGCGAGCCCGACGAACTTCATCGCCCCGATGCCGTTCCAGTTCTGGAACGACAGGTACAGCGAGAACCCGATCGGGAACAAGCCGAAGATCGCGAACAGGATGTAGAACGGCGAGATCGCGAGGTACAGCGACAGCAGTTCGGACTTCGAGCGGCCCGCGTGGGAACCGGTCGTGCGGCGCTCCTCCGGGGCCTGGGCCGGGGCGGCGATCGGCGTCGTGGTGGTCATGTCAGATCAACCCCAGGTGGGAGAGCTGTCGGTCGGCTTCGGCGAGCGCGTCCTTCCACGCCCGGTCCGGGTTCTTGCCGGCGCTCCAGATGTTGGTGACCTGGTCGCTGAACGCCGGGCCGATGACGTTGTCGTACGGACTGAGGTAGACCGGCTTGACGGCCTTCGCGGAGGTGGCGAAGACCTCGTTGATGACCTGCCCGCCGTAGAACTTGTCCTTCACCTGTGCCCGCCTGTCCTCCAGCGAGGAGATCGCGGAGGGGTAGAGCTGCATCTCGTTCAGCCCGTACACCACCTGGTTCTCCGGTGACTGGAGATACCTGATCACCTTGAACGCGGCCTCGGGATTGCGACAGGACTTGGGGATGCCGAGGAACGAGCCGCCGCTGTTGCCGGCGCCACCGGGTGCCCGGCAGACCCGCCACTTGCCGGAGGTGCCGGAGGCCGCGTCGGTGAGGACCTGGCCCATCCAGACCGCGCCGACGAACGACGCCACCCGGCCGGTGCTCATGGCGGCGTTCCAGTCGCTGGTCCAGTCGTTGGTGTTGGAGGTGATCCGGCGGCGGTACGCGTCCACCGCGAGGTCCCAGGGCTGGCGCACCTGCGGCCCGTTGCCGATGAAGTGGTTCTTCTCGTCCATGTAGCGCTTGCCCTGCTGGGCCAGCGCCTGGTTGAAGACCATGTCGACGTTGGGCATCATGTACGTCTTCGGCAGCTTCTTGACCAGGGTCGAGCCGGCCTCGAGGTACTTCTCCCAGGTGGACATCGCCTGTGCCACCTCGTCGGGCTCACTGGGCAGCCCGGCCTTCTCGAACAGGTCGGCCCGGTAGAAGAGCGCCGTCGGCCCGGTGTCCATCGGGAAGCCGACCATCCGGCCGTCGGGGGTGACCCCGCGCTCCCACTTCCAGTCGAGGAACTCCGACTTGACGTCCTTGGCGCCGATCTCGTTCAGGTCGACGAACTGGTCGGCGTCGGGGAAGTACGTCGCGACGTCCTCGTTCAGACCGACGATGTCGGGGATGTAGGCCTTGCCGGCCAGGCTGGTGAGGAACTTCGACTTGAAGTCGCCACCGATCTTCTGTGGAACCAGTTTGACGCCGGTCGCCTTGGGCGTCTTCGCCAGTAGCGTGTCGCTGATGGAACGGTTCCAGTACCAAAGGCTCAGGGTGCCTTCGGGGGTGAGGTAGGAACCCCGGGTGCCACAACCGGAGGTGCCGAGGAGTGCGGTGCCAAGGAGTCCAGAGGCCGCCGCGAGAAACGTGCGTCGGTTGGGCGCCATGTTCACCTCGTTTCGTGAGACGAGCATCGATGAGAGAACAGGCGCCTGCGGAGTCGAGGAGAGGCCGCGCACGCCCGGCTGCTTCGACGGCGCGGTGGGGTTGCGTCGAAGCGTTTCCGCAGCGTATGGCCTTGCGTGATCGGGCGGAAGACGCTTTCCGATTCCGGACTTCGTTCGGTATGTCGAACGCTTGACGTTATGCCGAACGTCGAGGAGGAAGCTCACTCTGCGCGTACCGGCCCACGCGGTACGTCGCCACGGCGTCCACGACGGCGCCGACTCCGCCGCCGAGGAGCGGGATCCGCCGGCCCACGGTGAGGCTCAGCCGCTTGCCGCCGACCTGGGCGGCGAGGATCGCGCCGAGCTCGGTCGCCACCCGGTGGTCGAGCTCGACGTCGTGCACCGGAGCGGTCGCGATCGCCAGCGGGGTCGACGGCAGCGAGCCCTTCTGTACCAGCTCGGTCACCGTGTCGTCGCCGAGCAGGCAGGCGGTGACCGCCGTCCGGATGCGGGGGTCGGCGAGGTCGTACCCGCGCAGGTGGGCGATCGCCGCGACCATCCTGGCCTGCAGTACGGCGAGTCCGGTGATGTTGGCCGGCAGTGCGAGCGGGAGGATCGCGAACCCGCCGAGGCTGGTCACGAACCCCTGCGCGCCGGCCAGCCGGACGTGCTGCTCGACCACCTCGTCGGCGGCCCTGGTGTGGTCGCCCCCGGCGCGGGCCAGGTGCCGGTCGGCAAC
This window encodes:
- a CDS encoding extracellular solute-binding protein → MAPNRRTFLAAASGLLGTALLGTSGCGTRGSYLTPEGTLSLWYWNRSISDTLLAKTPKATGVKLVPQKIGGDFKSKFLTSLAGKAYIPDIVGLNEDVATYFPDADQFVDLNEIGAKDVKSEFLDWKWERGVTPDGRMVGFPMDTGPTALFYRADLFEKAGLPSEPDEVAQAMSTWEKYLEAGSTLVKKLPKTYMMPNVDMVFNQALAQQGKRYMDEKNHFIGNGPQVRQPWDLAVDAYRRRITSNTNDWTSDWNAAMSTGRVASFVGAVWMGQVLTDAASGTSGKWRVCRAPGGAGNSGGSFLGIPKSCRNPEAAFKVIRYLQSPENQVVYGLNEMQLYPSAISSLEDRRAQVKDKFYGGQVINEVFATSAKAVKPVYLSPYDNVIGPAFSDQVTNIWSAGKNPDRAWKDALAEADRQLSHLGLI
- a CDS encoding 2-dehydropantoate 2-reductase → MASDQSSNSTVQRFVVYGAGAIGGVLGARLHAAGHEVVLIARGAHLEAIRADGLRVESPDGTQTLPIPAVAGPDEVDWRPGDVVLLAMKSTDTEAAVRALAAVADPATPVVCVQNGVANEATVLRHFANVYGVHVMFPATHLTPGVVQAQSAPVTGILDLGRYPRGVDDTAERIAAAFRSATFACEPRQDIMRGKYVKLLGNLGNAIDALCGRSDDADGDDPREIVERLRAEGTAVLEVAGIEFMSFEEDRARRGDLIQVRPVNGQSRTGSSSWQSLARATGAIEADHLNGEIVLLGRLHGVPTPANELARRLANQAARAGDPPGSLRVADFWKLLEAAEAEESAASTGVG
- a CDS encoding response regulator transcription factor, with the protein product MISVLLADDQALVRAGFRSLLAAEPDIEVVAEAADGAQAVEHALAKRPDVVLMDIRMPDMDGLEATRRIVAEPELAGVHVVILTTFDLDEYVFEALRTGASGFLVKDTEPVELLRGVRAVASGDALLSPGVTRRLIAEFANRSKEPVRGADLAALTEREREVLALVAEGLSNDEIAARLVVSPATAKTHVSRAMIKLGARDRAQLVVFAYEAGLVRPGWLG
- a CDS encoding carbohydrate ABC transporter permease, whose amino-acid sequence is MNAVAARRVWSVVTHVLLLLGVAVSIFPFYWMFVMASRTTQDIFKFPPELLPGTHLLENFHKVFDSVNLLGSTANTIFVAVVTTVLVLFFDSIAAFAFAKFDFPAKNLLFVVLLVTFMIPSQLSTVPSFVIMANFGWVGSFQALIVPGAVNAFGIFLLRQYAQGAVSAELLDAARIDGCNFWRQYWHVAVPLLRPALAFLGIFTFINAWNDYFWPLVVLIDPGRQTLQVALSQLNGLYNTDYSMVMAGTLLAVIPLIIVFFLGARQFLADLAAGAVKQ
- a CDS encoding histidine kinase; protein product: MTSPPATPSPGNPGRRFWRAVGSWPVKLPIVLAFLQVGGTLGAAHNQPDARPVDALAVVLLLLGPAALVFRRARPVAALYFVMGVSFAYILIGYPYGPFFLSAIVALFEAVRYGHRLAAWLTAGAVYFGHIAYRWESGEGPGLVAATVVAGWLLAVLIGSELNRIREERVEESRRAKAAEAAGRVSEERLRIARELHDVVAHNISLINVQAGVALHLMDAQPEQARTALTAIKQASKEALVELRSVLGVLRQVDEPGPRRPAPSLRRLSDLAASTRAAGLDVRVNVEGTPEPLPSSVDTAAYRIVQEALTNVLRHAGARSAVVRVAYAEQTVAVEVTDDGCGTPAAAAGGGEGGTDGGAGVGDADGAGGGSGLPGMRERVGALGGRLTVGPLPGGGFRVYAELPREGAP
- a CDS encoding sugar ABC transporter permease, whose product is MTTTTPIAAPAQAPEERRTTGSHAGRSKSELLSLYLAISPFYILFAIFGLFPIGFSLYLSFQNWNGIGAMKFVGLAQYQFMLSDPIFWKSIVNTFQIWFISTIPMLFFALVIAFMLNQQIRGRSAYRIAYFIPNVTSIVAIAIIFGSIFSNNFGLLNAALEGLHLDTVEWLNTPWGIKVAIAAMVIWRWTGYNAIIYLAGLQAIPTELYEAAKVDGASLWQVFFRITVPLLRPIILFTVITSTIGGMQLFTEPQVLVGNGGGPGSEGTTMVLYLYQQAFINNQFGYGAAIGWGLFVIMILFSLINWRLVQGAGNRGSRKGVRA
- a CDS encoding EcsC family protein, which produces MAVGKMVARGLGPMARQVTPRAAAGLFRNVLDAAIDGRGRFPGARAVADRHLARAGGDHTRAADEVVEQHVRLAGAQGFVTSLGGFAILPLALPANITGLAVLQARMVAAIAHLRGYDLADPRIRTAVTACLLGDDTVTELVQKGSLPSTPLAIATAPVHDVELDHRVATELGAILAAQVGGKRLSLTVGRRIPLLGGGVGAVVDAVATYRVGRYAQSELPPRRSA